Proteins from a single region of Esox lucius isolate fEsoLuc1 chromosome 13, fEsoLuc1.pri, whole genome shotgun sequence:
- the LOC105025604 gene encoding C3a anaphylatoxin chemotactic receptor-like, with product MTDQIPTDSYDYDDNFTPASNGKPQELSDNSQKAGIMLANVVIFLLGICGNGVVIWIAGLKMKKTVNTTWYLSLAFSDFIFCACLPLNIIHIATKEWIFGLFMCKFTSFVMFLNMFSSIFILVVISVDRYLLVVFPVWAQNHRCLRKASVVVVVVWAISVALSIPSTIFRKVTESNGMQVCFNHYPTQNSHLTLVVSRFVFSFVLPLLIIIFCYSFIIIRLRTIQLNRSSKPIRVMTAVIIIFFLSWLPYHVFILLDYGVKSTSFIRDGIKISVTFASANSCLNPFLYAFMGKGFKPKCWSSFLFKIKNTFDEDEGYTGSRGTTLSLADSKVSTNV from the coding sequence ATGACAGACCAAATTCCAACTGATTCTTATGATTACGATGACAACTTCACCCCTGCCTCAAATGGTAAACCACAGGAACTGTCAGACAATTCACAAAAGGCCGGCATCATGTTGGCCAATGTGGTCATCTTTTTGCTTGGGATTTGTGGGAATGGGGTGGTCATTTGGATCGCAGGTCTCAAGATGAAGAAGACGGTCAACACCACCTGGTACCTCAGCCTGGCCTTTTCCGACTTCATATTCTGTGCCTGTCTCCCTTTAAACATAATACACATAGCAACAAAGGAGTGGATCTTTGGGCTGTTCATGTGTAAGTTCACCTCTTTTGTGATGTTCCTCAACATGTTCAGCAGCATCTTCATCCTAGTTGTCATCAGCGTTGACCGTTATTTACTGGTTGTATTCCCAGTTTGGGCCCAAAACCACCGTTGTTTGAGAAAGGCCTCTGTAGTagtggttgttgtctgggccATCTCTGTGGCACTGAGCATTCCCTCTACAATATTTCGGAAGGTCACTGAGAGTAATGGCATGCAGGTATGTTTTAACCATTACCCAACCCAAAACAGCCACTTAACTTTAGTTGTGAGTAGATTTGTTTTCAGCTTTGTACTCCCActcctcatcatcatcttctgctACTCATTCATCATCATACGGCTAAGGACCATCCAGCTGAACAGATCCTCCAAGCCCATCCGAGTCATGACTGCAGTAATCATCATATTTTTCCTCAGCTGGCTTCCATACCATGTCTTTATTCTTCTTGATTATGGAGTCAAGTCTACATCTTTTATTAGAGATGGGATTAAGATATCAGTGACTTTTGCTAGTGCAAACAGTTGCCTGAATCCATTCTTGTATGCATTTATGGGCAAAGGTTTTAAGCCTAAATGCTGGAGCTCATTTCTCTTTAAGATCAAAAATACGTTTGATGAGGATGAGGGCTACACAGGGAGTAGAGGAACCACTTTATCCCTGGCTGATTCAAAAGTGTCAACAAATGTATAA
- the cmklr1 gene encoding chemokine-like receptor 1 has translation MEQSEIELDLSYDYFVDYSNYTNDNFTPTEEEMHFKPSKTCFAEFPCVILLVVNVVIFLLGISGNAVVIWIAGLKMKKTVNTTWYLSLAISDFILCACLPINIIHIATKEWLFGLFMCKFTSFVMFLNMFSSIFLLVIISVDRCVSVMFPVWAQNHRTKGKSSVMVVMAWLSSVALSIPSVVFRDVQNLLGNNLCFNKYPDKQSQKMIAMSRFAAGFVIPFLLITFCYSVIILRLRTNRMMSRSSKPLKVMTALIATFFICWLPYHVFVLLELNHQNHDLRVIKIGLQIGTIVATANSFLNPILYVFMGNDFQQKFKSSILSKIENAIGEEGRTTSRYLSRSSSMEGSRRASTHI, from the coding sequence ATGGAACAATCTGAAATAGAACTTGATTTAAGTTATGATTATTTTGTGGATTATAGCAATTATACCAATGACAATTTTACTCCAACTGAGGAGGAGATGCATTTCAAACCCTCTAAGACATGTTTTGCTGAGTTTCCATGTGTCATCCTCCTGGTGGTCAATGTGGTCATCTTTCTGCTTGGGATTTCTGGGAATGCGGTAGTCATTTGGATCGCAGGTCTCAAGATGAAGAAGACAGTCAACACCACCTGGTATCTCAGCCTGGCCATTTCTGACTTCATACTATGTGCCTGTCTCCCCATAAACATAATCCACAttgcaacaaaggagtggctcttTGGACTGTTCATGTGTAAGTTCACCTCTTTTGTGATGTTCCTCAACATGTTCAGCAGCATCTTCCTCCTGGTCATCATCAGCGTTGaccgctgtgtgtctgtgatgtttCCAGTCTGGGCTCAGAACCACCGCACAAAGGGCAAATCCTCAGTTATGGTGGTCATGGCCTGGCTTTCTTCTGTTGCCTTAAGTATACCCTCTGTGGTGTTCAGAGATGTCCAGAACCTATTAGGGAATAACTTGTGTTTCAACAAGTACCCAGATAAACAAAGCCAGAAAATGATCGCAATGAGTAGGTTTGCTGCTGGATTTGTAATACCATTCCTCCTCATCACCTTCTGCTACTCCGTTATCATTCTGCGACTGAGAACCAACCGAATGATGAGCAGGTCCTCAAAGCCCCTCAAAGTAATGACTGCCCTGATAGCCACATTCTTCATCTGCTGGCTGCCCTACCATGTTTTTGTACTTCTTGAGCTAAACCACCAAAATCACGACCTGAGGGTTATAAAAATTGGACTTCAGATAGGCACTATAGTAGCTACTGCCAATAGTTTCTTGAACCCAattctgtatgttttcatggggAATGACTTCCAACAGAAATTCAAGAGCTCCATACTGTCTAAGATTGAGAATGCGATTGGAGAGGAGGGTCGCACCACCAGTCGCTACCTGTCTAGGTCCAGCTCCATGGAGGGCAGCCGCAGAGCCTCGACACATATCTAA